In one window of Cryptococcus neoformans var. neoformans JEC21 chromosome 7 sequence DNA:
- a CDS encoding nicotinamide N-methyltransferase, putative, whose product MSQDPILTSKGSQEEEEDFFGLDNFFPEPESPLPPPFSFASYDIPANIDFYVPDHRKSLILRLVGSHPLWGHHLWNTARTLSTYLLETPQITQSRHVLELGAGAGLPSIVCVLAGSSKVIVTDYSDEGLLDNLRFNVDVNLEGEEKERIAVDGHVWGQSVDPLLGHLPKGQKYDLLILSDLVFNHSQHDALIKTVEATLTSSSTQSYDPSNPSAPLTEPSILVFFTHHRPHLAHADMAFFPRLAESGNGWAYEKVVEEWAGAMFENDPGDKKVRGTVHGWRAWRVRDGEERGEKPSRISL is encoded by the exons ATGTCTCAAGATCCAATATTAACATCAAAAGGGTCccaggaggaagaggaggatttCTTTGGTCTTGACAATTTTTTTCCG GAGCCCGAATCACCTTTGCCGCCTCCATTTTCCTTTGCGAGCTACGATATACCAGCGAATATTGACTTTTATGTGCCCGATCATCGCAAATCATTGATTCTGAGACTAGTCGGCAGTCATCCCCTCTGGGGCCATCATCT ATGGAACACTGCTCGGACATTAAGCACATACCTTCTTGAAACACCTCAAATCACCCAATCTCGCCATGTTCTTGAACTCGGCGCAGGTGCCGGTCTACCGTCTATTGTGTGTGTCCTTGCAGGCAGCTCCAAGGTCATCGTTACAGATTATTCCGACGAGGGACTGCTGGATAACCTTCGATTCAATGTCGACGTCAACCTtgaaggggaggaaaaggagagaatagCTGTTGATGGGCATGTATGGGGCCAATCCGTCGATCCTTTACTAGGTCATCTCCCCAAGGGTCAAAAGTATGACCTTTTAATTCTGAGCGATCTTGTCTTCAACCATTCCCAA CATGACGCCTTGATCAAAACTGTCGAGGCTACATtaacttcttcatccacacAGTCATACGACCCCTCCAATCCCTCTGCGCCCCTCACTGAACCCTCTattcttgtctttttcaCTCACCACCGACCTCACCTTGCACATGCCGATATGGCCTTTTTCCCCCGTCTCGCAGAATCAGGAAACGGATGGGCATATGAAAAAGTTGTAGAAGAATGGGCTGGTGCCATGTTCGAAAATGACCCCGGAGACAAAAAAGTTAGGGGTACTGTGCACGGTTGGCGAGCTTGGAGAGTACGggatggcgaagaaaggggagagAAACCTTCAAGAATTTCATTGTAG